The Liolophura sinensis isolate JHLJ2023 chromosome 6, CUHK_Ljap_v2, whole genome shotgun sequence genomic sequence AGAACTCAAGCTATAAAGGCGCATTTGGCAACAGCACAAACattatcttttcttttacaaaaatacccaaggttttgttttttttatcgaaCGGATCGCTTGAAACCAGGGGTCTTTCACAGGCTATACAACTGAGTGTTCTTTGTACCGTAACTGCCTCGAGTCTTATTTgtgttgttatgtatgactatttaacgttttcatgtactgttagtcttcggacctttgtgttatatgttataagcataacaggccctgttatatatgtacagcgcggacctggctgaaagcaccttgttcaaggctctgtttatttaactggctgttcattggctgttaattctgtgtctaagaatagttgaatccacctggcacgtatataagccgtgttttctgtgcagaggggaggtatttttgctgcatccactgggagccaggagagtgtgcgacgctctcgtatcgagtccattattttgatatgagctggtgatgccagtttcagttgggaggacagatttttatgccgacaccgtttgtgtaccacagcagtactgatgtctggtttatgtgaatttctgcggaagtcacgtttattggtgttcggatctttattatgattatacagtgtggattgtgtaatttgtttaacacgctgacctcacctgaccgacaaggtcgtcaaggactctaaactgaagttttcagttttggcaaaggacgttcgttctgccacaaggtgacattactctacgtctctgaacggctcgtttgtgagcttctgcgggagctgtgactgatctgaagtggattatacctccatgcctgtatttaccctgtgttgtgctctgcgggtgtgacgtcattcaaaggcttgactgttccagttctgtgtaacctgtgtactgtgttcgtgttcgctaacctggcgaagtacctgtctaggacaatttgtgacttgtgtggattgtgtgttcatcccatggtctttacgttggatttcctggaatacattccttgggatgcaaaggtgaactggaaacttgtaaagaccggtaatactgatgtgtatgtagttgttgttgctgttgttgaactgtctgtaaaactgtacgtctcattttatatataaagcattgtttacattgtaatattgagtcactgagtctgttttctgttgccgttttcaataccgtaacagtgtATAGCAACAGATGTACAGAAAAGTTAATCTCTCTTCACCTTATTCCAAATGGTCACATCATCATTAACATTTGTAACTCATGACAGAGTAAAACTATGAACGACCACTTTCTAGTTAAAAGCGTACCTGGGAAAACTACATCCAgatagaaaacaaaattaaacggGAATTCCATCAATGAACTCATTATCATACCGAATAACCCTTCGTAGTGTCTCTTGTCATTCTTTCCCGATAATGTACTATTCGACTTAGTGAAACTCGCGTTAGAAAATTCTTTCTGTGCCCTTAACAAAAGTATTACCAAAAACATACTGTGGTATTTTCCACTTACAGAACATTGTATTCTATATAGGCTTCAAATATGTACCCTCCATAGTCGTAGAATACCTCAATTAATTCAAACCACTAGCTCGTTGTCAACCCTGAggtcgtgtgttcaaatccaggtgaaataagtaaatgtaccGTGAAAGTGACAGCAAATTTACTGTAAAGCATGTCAGTAGTATAGTATGTTGCAAACGTGTCGGATTGAGGAGGATAAATTGAAGAGGATCAGGAGTGTTGATGAGTCCGCGCTCCCCTAGGCGCATGCCTCTGACATCACGCGAGGCGCGCCAATGTACCAATGAGTgaagctccttcagctccatgtcgcgccaaaatGGACCAATGCGtttgcgccaaaactgaccaatgggtgagttCCATTTCGCTGGCGCCAAAACTGTCCAATGGGTGAACTCTAATCACACCAtgcgcgagagcagctccttgGGCGCATCTCCTTCAGCTCCTTGGCGACCAAGCTGACGCAAGGGTGATCACGTGATCGgtcttggcgcctgaattttgttgacaaatgcatgtacacaagtGGATAACACATATCCGCTGTCTGGGGTAGGTTCACTCACTATACACGGACAGGGACGACAGGCTCTCTCGCGTGGAGCGAATgttcacccattggtcagttttggcgcgaacgaaatggAGACGATTACCGAAATGGagcgccaaaactgatgtcacgcgcaagagcagctccttcagctcatTTCACGCCAAAACTGGCCAATGGGTGAAAGGCGCATGCGCATGACGTCACAAGAGGCGCGCCATTCGCGCcaaagcattcactcactctggTCCGCGAATTCCACCAGACAAGCGAGGTGGGTGAGGGTGGGTAGGCTTGTAAAGATTGTGTGTTGAGCTGcgtggcgccaaaacggaccagtGAGGTGGTTGggttgggtgtgtgtgtgttttcccgCTCGGTTATTTCTTTGAGGTCAGCGCTGCGTCGTCCAAAGAGCGAGGAGGATGAGGGAGTCGTGCTCGAGAAGGGAGCGAAATAACATTgcatagtataacattgtatagcattgtatagtataacattgtaagAGTATGTATAGTATTACATAATTTCGCtccaaaactgacccatgggtgagctccatgttgttcgcgccaaaactgaccaatgggtgtgcgtgacgtcacgcgctagagcagctccttcagcttcATGTTGCGTTACGCGTGAGAGCAGCTCTGTTTTGCCGTTCGGTTATTTGGCTGAGGTCCGCGCTGCGTCGTCCAATGAGCAAGGAGGATGAGGAGGAtgagcaaaataacattgtatagtataacattgtatagcactgtatagtataacattgtaacagtgtgtgTAGTATTCCGTTAGTATTATATTTTTGGGTAGgcttgtaaaaaaaacatcatgagtcatttttacctatatgttgcttAAACGTGGAGGGTGCTTAAATGTGGAGGGTGGGGGGCACCGATGACTTTATTGATTTCTTTCCTAACGGGCCAGGCGGCCTATATGGCTAACTTAAGCCCACTTGTTATAGAGACGAcgtgatttccctggttgcaaATAGGGTGggtgtcaaatcgatgtcagcgacttatgtgatatttttttgttttttctttacaagACTACCCAAAAATATAATACTATACAATACTGATgtaatactatacacactgttacaatgttatactatacaatgttatactatacagtgctatacaatgttattttgctccCTTCTTCGAGTACAACTCCCTCATCCTCCTCGCTCATTGGACGACGCAGCGCGGACCTCAGCCAAATAACCGAGCGGGAAAACagagctgctctcgcgcgtaacgcgacatggagctgaaggagctgctctcgcgcgtaACGTCACGCacacccatgggtcagttttggaGCGAAATTATgtaatactatacacactgttacaatgttatactatacaatgatATTTCGCTCCCTTCTCGAGCACAACTCCCTCATCCTCCTCGCTCTTTGGACGATGCAGCACGGACCTCAACGAAATAACCGAGcgggaaaacacacacacacacacaaacacacacacacacacacacacacacacacattggcCAGTTTTGGCgtgaaatggagctgaaggagctgctcttgcgcgtgacatcagttttaGCGCGAAATGGAGCTTACCCATGGAACTGACCAATCGATAAGCTTcatttcgttcgcgccaaagcTGACTATTGGTTGAACTCCATCGCGCCATGCGTGAGAGCCTCTCGTCCCTGTGTCCGTGTATAGTGAATGAATTTACCCCAGACAGCGGATAAATATTATCCAatagtgtacatgcatttgtcaacaaaattcaggcGCCAAGATTGACCGCGTGATCACCCATAGGTCAGCTTGGTCGCCAAGGACCTGAAGGAGCTGCGCTCAAGGAGCTGCTCTCCCGCGTAGTGTGAATGGagttcacccattggtcagttcgGGCGCGAACGAAATGGAACTGCACTCATTGGTCCATTGGAGCTCCTCGTAtgacgtgtgacgtcacaggcaTGCGTCTAGGGAAGCGCGGACTCAACAAGACGCCTGATCCTCCTCAATTTATCCTCCTCAATGCGACACGTTTGCAACATACTATACTACTCATGTCGACCAACTCCAgaaatgcataaaaaaataaatacatctgctGCCAAAATGAGAGTAAATTTACTGTGAAAAGTCTATACAGCTTAGGAATGAATTATTTAAATCAGTCATTTAACAGGAATCGTTGATGTTTAAGGGTGGGTACAGCTCGATGATCAGCACCTCACTGGTAGACTTCAAGGAGCGACTGGCCGAGGATTACGACTTGATAGCACGGGCTATTGCTGCTAAGAGCGTCGGTGTCATGTTAGGTGCCATCATTGCCGGCTGTTTGAATGACAGATTTACCAAACATGGCGACCTCATCATGGCGGGCACATTGTTCATAGCCTCTCTATCTGTGGCCTCCAAACCCTGGGTGACATCAATCGTTCCGCTGGGCGCGTTGTACACAGTAGAGGGACTCGCACATGGTGGCATGAGCGCAGGTAGCATGTCATTTTGTATTCTCTGTCCTCTGGCCATTCTAAAGAGGTAGACTACCATTAGCCCGAACATTGTTGGGAATTAGAGTATTActattttttaaagagtgttttATTATAAGTATGCAACTGGAATGAAGTAGCAAACAATGTTCTCATAAGCAAAACAAACGACTTCTAAAGCTAGATGAACAGAATGTGTCATCTTAAGAAAGTCTTAACTAACAAGTTTGCACTTCTGCAGTGACTGTATTGTGATCTAACACTAAGGCTTTCGATTCTTTccctgtgacattttgtttcttctgttcTATACATGCATCAGTATTCTCACGCTGTGACTTTCTGTCTCTTAAAGTCTACGCGTGTAGCAGTATTCTGCAAATGTGACTTTCTATTTCTTCagttctatacatgtaccagtgttcCGAAACTGTGCCTCAATctctacacacaaaaaaataatctgttcattttaacagaaagtctaagtaatgttagaatgtattctgttattataacacaatatcctgtcatattgaacataatatcctgttagcctaatagaatctttatgtactttttttagTTCTATGCATGTAGTAGTATGCATGTATCTGAACATTGCCTTTCTATTTCTTCtgttatgtgcatgtaacagAATTCTGAACATTGCCTTTCTATTTCTTCtgttatgtgcatgtaacagTATTCTGAACATTGCCTTTCTATTTCTTCTGTTCTGTGCATGTAGCAGTATTCTGAACACTGCCTTTCTATTTCTTCAGTTCTGTGCATGTAGTAGTATTTTAAACATTGCCTTTCTATTTCTTCAGTTCTGTGCATGTAGCAGTATTCTGAACACTGCCTTTCTATTTCTTCAGTTCTGTGCATGTAGTAGTATTCTGAACATTGCCTTTCTGTTTCTTCAGTTCTGTGCATGTAGCCACTATTCTGAACATTGCCTTTCTATTTCTTCAGTTCTGTGCATGTAGCAGTATTCTGAACACTGCCTTTCTATTCTTCTTCTGTTTCTGTGCATGTAGTAGTATTCTGAACATTGCCTTTCTATTTCTTCAGTTCTGTGCATGTAGCACTATTCTGAACATTGCCTTTCTATTTCTTCTGTTCTGTGCATGTAGCAGTATTCTGAACACTGCCTTTCTATTTCTTCTGTTCTGTGCATGTAGTAGTATTCTGAACATTGCCTTTCTATTTCTTCAGTTCTGTGCATGTAGCAGTATTCTGAACACTGCCTTTCTATTTCTTCAGTTCTGTGCATGTAGCAGGATTCTGAACACTGCCTTTCTATTTCTTCTGTTCTGTGCATGTAGTAGTATTCTGAACATTGCCTTTCTATTTCTTCAGTTCTGTGCATGTAGCAGTATTCTGAACACTGCCTTTCTATTTCTTCAGTTCTGTGCATGTAGTAGTATTCTGACACCTAGCtttgattacgtatactatgaCAGCCCTGACTTACTTGTCCTATAAGCTTTACtttgctggcttcagtatactaATGCAGGgcatcaaataatttgtctgtccgtagtcatagtcgtctcagctatcaattccaggtaggtcttcccatgtgtcatcacttagtaaacccacacaagcatgaaactatagtgAACattggataaattccaactccaaccgccaggtttgaatgcatactcctcacagtgaggagaatcatgtatacaattatcacAACCACTATTACGCAAGTTAGACCTTTTGGCACGCATTCTGACTAATTACTTAGGATCAGTCTTACAGTAATGACCTAGAGGGAACCATAATCAACACTGATCACTAAATACATTTCTCaataaacaaaattgaagaaaacaagtacaaaatatgacagaagtgtcagtagttatctcccttgtatgggctgtgaggagtatgtaaTCAAACATGACGGCTGGAGTAGGAATGTACCCAATTTTCACTTCAGTTTCACGCTTCTGTGGATTTACTAGTACTGACACATGGAAACACCTACCAGGAATTGACAGCGGAGACGACTATGACTACAGAtatacaaattatttggtgcccagcagtagtatactgaagccagcaaggaAAGTGCAGAGGTATTGAAGGTAAGCTtttggaacaagacagggctgtaaTGTATACATAATCACAGCCATATAAAACTATCTgatactgtacctgtacatgtcttCAGTTGTATATATGTAGTAGTATTCTGAAACTGTTTCTATTTCTTGAGTTCGATGCATGTGGTAATATTCCGGAGCTGTGACTTTCTATTTCTTCAGTTCTATGCAGTTAGCCGTATTCTGACAGCGTACCTTTATATTAATAGATTTGTATAGCAGGACTCAGACAGTGTACTTTCGtattccttcactgataaagtAATCTTCTAACACCGTCACTTTTTATTCCGTCAGTTGTAAAAGCAATCTTCTGAACGGTGTGTTTTTCTGTTCCTTCAGTTGGCAACGCCATGTGTCTGCAGCTATGGCAGGAGAAGGCCAACACGCCCATCCACGCGTTACATTTCGGTTTCGGTCTCGGTTCGGTCATCTCTCCTCAAGTCACCAGACCGTTCCTGTCTCTCATCGTAAGGAACGGAACACTGATGAACCCGAACTCCACTGAGCTAGAGGACCACGGATTAAACAGCACCTCCATGGTAGTTCTCAGACCGTCTCGTATCGAGATACCTTACTTCATCGTCGGAGGTGTAGTGTTTCTCATGGGAATGGCGTTTGTTGCTTTCCAGTTTGTCTACACCTCTGGAAGACCTGGATCACCCGACGTGGATAACGAGGATGCCCAGACGACGTTATCCGACGTAAAAAGCATATTTTTCTCAAGATCCGCCAAACGTCTTGATGTCATCATCTTGACCcaagtatttttcttttacttttttctgTACGGAGGCACCAATCCGGTGGACACTTTCCTCTTCACCTATGCCGTTGAGAGTGACTTGGGTTTCACGAAGGACGAGGCAGCCTACCTGGACTCGGCATATTGGGCGAGTTTCACGGTGGGACGCTTCATCTCAGCAGTCGTGGCACATTGGGTGTCTGTCAACTATATGATATTCTTTGAAGTATTCGCCTCCGCCGGGGTCTTGGCTTTTCTGTCTTTTAAAGCTGTTGAAACCAAGACACTGCTGTGGGTGTTCTCGTGTCTGTATTCGGCGGCGTCAGCGCCCCTGTTCCCTTCTGGCACCGCCTGGGCAGATCGTTACATCAAGGTATCCGGCATTATCATCGCTGTTTTCGATGTGGGCTTCGGGGTAGCCGGCTTCATATTTCAATCTTTGGCCGGTCACTTGTTTACGCGGTACAACCCAAACTCGTTGCTGTATTTAAGCTTAGGAAGTGCAGTGGTTTTATGCCTGCTTATGATCTCCATGAAGCTCGTGGGTGGTTGCCAAGGTGATCGTCATCGGCGACAAAGATACCAGAATGAACAGGTCAAGAAGATGCGGGAGTTTACTCCCGTGCCAACATGGCGGACTCGTACAAAATTTAGGAATTGTCATATTCGAAAAGTAGGCTTTCTATATGCAGTAATCAATACTGCATGTGGAATATATGTAAACATCGGTGTTTGAGTATAAAGTTTCGTAAAAGGGTTGGGTGATGCACGTTTGTGAATTAACACTCCTTATTTGGCCATCTCTATTCAGTGGTTGTAATATTTTCTGTTTACCTTATATTCATTTCGAGGTTAACCTTTCCAAGGAAATATGTACATTACGTTTTAAAGCATATACCCGCAAGCCTTCATCGCATTTCTCATGACAAAGTCTAAcataacatataataaataactAAGTTTATGGTGCGATTTGGTAAACAGaaatttcagtatttatattCATAAACCTATCAGAACACAAAAGAATACATTTAAGTGGGGGAGACGGCCAAATAAAATAGCTCCTCCTGTCCGCCCGGTGTGTTCATTTAATACAAGGAGATTTTGTACcatgaacatgtaaaattaATAATTCCAAGAAGTTTGGTGGAATGGAGGCAACTGGGCAAACGCAAGAAATTGTTCCTTTCTCCCAAAAGTATAGAGACACTGAGGATGTCTAATAAGTTGAGTTGAATGGTTATTAATATCTGCTTTGTGATGTGAAcgctgtttcttttttatttgcatgtttgtcGAAAAAGTTATACACATGTTTACAACAGCTGCTTGCACACGACATTGACgtgttttggtgttttaattTTCCTACCATATAGTTGATTTTGTCAGGGTAGAACCCTGCAGCGCAACCAACGCCGGATAGAGTAGCCGTTTTACTCACTTGACACCGATTATAGTGGACGGCAGGCCAGTTTAACATGATCTGCTACTAGATTACACTTTACTGATTTGTTTAACGCACACCGTGCTCAATaattttcacctatatgacggcgacTACATTTATAGGTGGCAGAAACCGGAGTACCTGGGGGTAATCCTCCTATCTTAAAGTCGTGGATGAAACAACTCATTGGTCAAGGGAAAGATACTCACAGCGAGCCAGCGCATTAACAGTCTGAACCAGGATCTcactttatttctttgattggtgttttttttacttaagaACATTTTCCTCAGACAACAGaggtcagctttatggtaggagaaaaccggacaaagccATAGGGAAACCCGCGGCCATCTGAAGATTGCAGGCAGACGTAcggccatagaggaagccagcatcagctggacttgaactcacagccacggcattggtgagaggctcatcaATCATGCAAGGCTAGTACGCTAACCAAGACATCGATCTGGTTAAATTGTCCCAAACTTGGGACAGCGCCGACATCTCATTTAAGATATACTTGTAAAAAAATccagtgtatataaatgaacagtCCTTTCATTATAGAGAACGAAAATCAGCTGTCGGTAAATTAGAATATTTACACTTCTGGtctttattttaaatgtcattgGTTACAACAGCGTATGTGTGGTCATAACATTTTGCTCTGTTATTATGAATAGCTGAAGTGTGTAGACTCACAAGAGATACAAGGTAACGCTGAAGGAGGTAGCTGATATCATGAAGTGTGTAGACAACTCACAAGAGATAGAAGGCAACGCTGAAGGAGGTAGCTGATATCATAAAGTGTGTGGACAACTCACAAGAGATAGAAGGCAATGCTGAAGGATGTAGCTGATATCATGAAGTGTGTAGACAAATCACAAGAGATAGAAGGCAACGCTGAAGGAGGTAGCTGATATCAGCATACAGCGGTTGTAGCATTATACAGAGTGATGGCAAGACCATAAAACCAGTACCATTAGCATTGATGTCAAACCCCAAAAATTTGTTAGCTTTGTATGAAGAAATATCAAACTCTGAAGATTTTcacactgaaaatgttgaaacagacaaaaaaacgAAAGCGTAAGTCACTTAACAATGCTGAATTCTCAGCTTCATTAGGCGTAGATTaatgaaaaatgtcatttatacgaTTGTGCTGGCTGTCGGATATTATTGATATGTTGACATTCAGAGCAAGTACAGTTGGGACAGGGAAAAGTACTGTCCCTTACTCCGCACTgcgttttacatatatattctatttTTATGAAATCGGATGTATCTTCACAGAGCAGAGATTCTAAAATGAAAATGGAGGTCATTTCCTCGTAACTTTGGAGTGATTGGTCACTGCTTTGCTTTATAATTTACACAAAACCCCCTGATTTTGTGTAGGATTGTATCACGCATAGCCAGTACATAAAACATCATCTTCACGCAGATGTCAAAATGGTTCGTGAAAACCCTTCAAATATGTTGACGAAAACAATCTGAACTTTCAAGGTTTTTGTGGATTATACTCAGGATTTTTTCAGCGatttgtgtaataaataatgttacactAAGAACGGTATAAATTCAAGCATCTGTGGACCGCCAGAGTAAACGGAACCACACGACGGGCGTGTTAAACgagatggtttttttttttacataataaaaCGCTCTTAGCTAGCGTAATTTACCGTTAAACGCACgaataaagggagacaattctCTATGAAACGTTTAAGTAATATCTCTAAAGATACGGAGCCAATAACGGTAAGACCACGTGACGTTCACATACATCTCTCATGACCTATACGGAGAGTCTTCAATGCAGTCTTCATCACAGATTTCATGGATTGTTGTATGATGATATGCTATACTTACAAATAGGTGAACCGCAAAAATGTTTGatctaaaactgaaaatcatcaGAGTTAATACGTGTTCATTGTTTTGATTCATTTCTCGATTGTTCTATACACTGGTATGAATTTGCAGCTTATTTtcgaccggaagtaaaccacaAAATCTGACGGTCTGCTCAAAACACCGTGGCTTGTTTTCCTTGGATTTTGGAATGTCTTGACGTCAAAGTGAAGctggtttattcatttgaatggcGACGATGTCATAAAAACTGTTACACTTTTAACTTAAATCATGGGCATCGCCAGTAACGTCGAGAAGTTCTAAAAACATTCCAAGATATAACAGTTACTTTGGACAATTATAGATTCATATAAATTCGTCTTAGTTTAAGGCTCTCTAGTAACCCAAGTAGTTTACAACATTTTATGTAAATGAGTCCACCAGCACTCAGTTATTGTCAGCAACATCGCCATCGTTAGCCACATCGCTGTCTTCACCAACAGTGGGGATCGGCTGGAAATAGGCTGTCTGATCAGATTTTCTCCTCAACACTTCCACAGCCCTAAACATGAAAACCAGAGGAAAATGGAAATAGATTATGtggagaaaatacatgtacaagcgaTCTACCTACGACATGCACGCATGTTGTTGTGAACGGCTGTTCGTATATGACAGAATATGCGCATGTGATGCGGATGGGACAAATGCGTGGATGTGACTGACTGTGCGGTTTTTGATAGGTTGTGCAGAAATGGTAAAATTGTGCTGATGTGACAGCTTACGAGGTTATGACTTACTGTGGGTATGTGACAGAATATGGGCATCTGACGTATGGTGTGGATGTCAGAGAACAGAATTTACGGATGTAACCGAATTTGCGGATGTGACAGATTGTATGGATGTGACGGACTGTGGGTTTTGACAGGCAGaaaccatagtgctggccggcATTgagtaagtaaaatattcttgagtatggcgtgacaCATCAAACCAGgttaataaaaaatgaattaaagaaTATGAACAGGTGACAGACTGTGGGGAAGTGATAGAATATGCGGATGTGATAGGACGCGCGGATTTGAGAGATTGTGTTGATATAACAATAGGTTACATTTGTGGTTTACAACTGTCGCCATGAGAATTAGGTCTATTAAGAGGCACTATATAAGAGTGAATCTAAAACCGAAATTAAAACCGAAACAGTTCCCTGTACAAACACAAGTATAGATAAAGATTAACACGTTAGACAAACACATAAGTAAATGCCTTACCCCATCATGACGCATGTCAGAAATATGAGACATGACATGACCAGATAGACGAGACCCGGGAAACTGGACACGGTCGAAGCATAGACAGTATTGAATAAAGAGCTCCCAAATGTAAAACATATCAACTGTATACTGCTGATGCCTGCAAACAGAGACCCTGCGGAGAGAAAAACAATATCTgcctgaaataaaaacaataaagtcGACGACAACGTTGAAACTGACAAAGTAAAAGGAAAGTATAAGTCATATAACTGTACTGAACTGTCGGACCCAGACAGATACACAAACATAAGTATACATAAATAacagaaacatttcattttacgTCATTACCTTGGCTGTCGGACTTGACACTAAAAtagttaaaaataaattactctGTGCAATGAATACTAAATCATTCCATTTAAAACCATGATGATGATTAATGTACGAAATGTACACTTCtgaatttgacaaattcttCGGATGTCGGGTCCAAACTGTGCAAAAAAGTATCG encodes the following:
- the LOC135466934 gene encoding sodium-dependent glucose transporter 1C-like, translated to MFKGGYSSMISTSLVDFKERLAEDYDLIARAIAAKSVGVMLGAIIAGCLNDRFTKHGDLIMAGTLFIASLSVASKPWVTSIVPLGALYTVEGLAHGGMSAVGNAMCLQLWQEKANTPIHALHFGFGLGSVISPQVTRPFLSLIVRNGTLMNPNSTELEDHGLNSTSMVVLRPSRIEIPYFIVGGVVFLMGMAFVAFQFVYTSGRPGSPDVDNEDAQTTLSDVKSIFFSRSAKRLDVIILTQVFFFYFFLYGGTNPVDTFLFTYAVESDLGFTKDEAAYLDSAYWASFTVGRFISAVVAHWVSVNYMIFFEVFASAGVLAFLSFKAVETKTLLWVFSCLYSAASAPLFPSGTAWADRYIKVSGIIIAVFDVGFGVAGFIFQSLAGHLFTRYNPNSLLYLSLGSAVVLCLLMISMKLVGGCQGDRHRRQRYQNEQVKKMREFTPVPTWRTRTKFRNCHIRKLKCVDSQEIQGNAEGGS